In one Rattus rattus isolate New Zealand chromosome 16, Rrattus_CSIRO_v1, whole genome shotgun sequence genomic region, the following are encoded:
- the LOC116885287 gene encoding zinc finger protein 39-like, with translation MSWKPEMGLVSFEDIAVEFTWQEWQDLSEGQRTLYRDVMLENYSNLLFLGHCKTKPELIFNLEQRLGSWIVEASHQSIPDFQKVNTLNETSPETKARHVCQVPLNSDTSEELAEIGNTCTVSTNCFSNQTVKSEDSLGMSPRKFTLWKDVYLHNDVDEVEVGEEPDDLNGTVKSVRHPERVSLYRFQSSQGYFQSLIPGKSFNTKAILLTHKFNEYAKSLVDTAFIGKEMAQIRVKSFECNVSEIKCNKSDLNENDPVHEGEKHYKCSDFENPFIIESYLPKHKGQHEKLFVQKGYEFSQQSEVSLHQKIRRGKKTYECKICGKCFYWKTSFNRHQSTHTGEKPYECTECSKAFCQKSHLTQHQRVHTGERPYICFECRKAFYRKSELTDHQRIHTGEKPYECKECGKAFCQKPQLTLHQRIHTGEKPYECAECGKAFSTKSYLTVHQRTHTGEKPYECTVCRKSFICKSSFSHHWRTHTGEKPYECKQCMKTFYRKSGLTRHQRTHTGDKRYECQLCQKAFYCTSHLIVHQRTHTGEKPYECKECRKAFYDKSNLKRHQKIHTAKKASECKQSNKFFLSNTSQHQTMYYEY, from the exons ATGTCCTGGAAGCCAGAAATG GGGTTGGTGTCATTTGAGGATATAGCTGTGGAATTCACCTGGCAGGAATGGCAGGACCtgagtgaaggtcagagaactCTCTACAGggatgtgatgctggagaactaTAGCAACTTGCTGTTCTTGG GGCACTGTAAGACCAAACCTGAGCTGATCTTCAATTTGGAGCAAAGACTTGGGTCATGGATTGTAGAAGCCTCACACCAGAGCATCCCAG ATTTCCAAAAAGTGAATACCCTGAACGAGACCAGTCCAGAAACCAAAGCGCGACATGTGTGTCAAGTTCCTCTCAACAGTGATACGTCAGAGGAGTTGGCTGAAATAGGGAATACTTGCACTGTGAGCACAAACTGCTTTTCAAATCAGACTGTAAAGAGTGAGGACTCACTAGGAATGAGTCCTAGAAAGTTTACTCTGTGGAAGGATGTGTATCTTCATAACGATGTTGATGAGGTAGAAGTTGGAGAAGAACCCGATGATCTTAATGGAACTGTAAAATCTGTCAGACATCCAGAGCGTGTTAGTCTATACAGGTTTCAAAGTTCACAAGGTTACTTTCAGAGTCTTATACCAGGGAAATCCTTCAACACAAAAGCAATATTACTTACCCATAAGTTCAATGAATATGCAAAATCCTTAGTTGACACAGCATTTATTggcaaagagatggctcagataaGGGTGAAATCTTTTGAATGTAATGTATCCGAGATAAAGTGTAACAAGTCTGACCTTAATGAAAATGACCCAGTGCATGAGGGAGAGAAACATTACAAATGTAGTGACTTTGAGAATCCTTTTATTATTGAATCATACCTTCCAAAACATAAGGGACAGCATGAAAAGCTCTTTGTCCAGAAGGGATATGAGTTTTCTCAGCAGTCAGAAGTGAGTCTTCATCAGAAAATCCGCAGAGGGAAAAAGACCTATGAATGTAAAAtatgtggcaagtgcttttattgGAAAACGAGCTTCAATAGACATCAGAGCACTCACACTGgtgagaagccctatgaatgtacAGAATGCAGTAAAGCTTTCTGCCAAAAGTCACATCTCACTCAGCATCAGAGAGTGCATACAGGTGAGAGACCATATATATGTTTTGAATGCAGGAAAGCTTTCTATCGTAAATCAGAGCTTACTGaccatcagagaattcatacaggtGAGAAGCCATATGAATGTAAGGAATGTGGGAAAGCTTTTTGCCAAAAGCCCCAACTTACTctacatcagagaattcatacaggtgagaagccctatgagtgtgcagaatgtgggaaagccttctcCACCAAGTCCTACTTAACTGTACATCAGAGAACTCACACAGgtgagaaaccttatgaatgtacAGTATGTAGGAAGTCATTTATCTGTAAGTCAAGTTTCAGCCATCATTGGAGAACTCATACAGGTGaaaaaccttatgaatgtaagcAGTGTATGAAGACCTTCTACCGTAAGTCAGGCCTGACTCGACACCAGAGAACTCACACAGGTGACAAACGCTATGAATGTCAATTATGTCAGAAAGCTTTTTACTGCACTTCACACCTCATTGTACATCAGCGAACTCATACAGgtgagaaaccttatgaatgtaagGAATGTAGGAAAGCTTTCTACGATAAGTCAAATCTTAAACGGCATCAGAAGATTCATACTGCGAAGAAGGCCTCTGAATGCAAACAATCTAACAAATTTTTTCTGAGTAATACTTCTCAACATCAGACAATGTATTATGAATATTGA